In Dehalococcoidales bacterium, one DNA window encodes the following:
- a CDS encoding ornithine cyclodeaminase family protein (catalyzes the interconversion of alanine and pyruvate) encodes MPTLLLDRKAVSDLLNMSEVIRAVEGAFIAWVEGKASMPPKSYLVVEKGDFRAMPAALPGAAGVKWVNVHTQNPARGLPTVIGIFILSDPETAYPLAVMDATEITAYRTAAAAAIASKFLARRDSRTLGIIGAGKQARYQILAQAEVFDIRQINVFDRSQAAVDTLIDALPDFTVRACSAEQAAASDIVCTLTPSRTPVVMRAWVAPGTHINAVGADAKGKQELEPAILRDGMVVV; translated from the coding sequence ATGCCGACACTTTTACTGGACAGGAAAGCCGTAAGCGACCTGTTGAACATGTCTGAGGTCATAAGGGCGGTCGAAGGAGCTTTTATCGCCTGGGTGGAAGGTAAGGCCAGCATGCCGCCGAAGTCTTACCTGGTCGTGGAAAAGGGTGATTTCCGGGCGATGCCGGCAGCACTCCCTGGCGCAGCGGGTGTCAAGTGGGTTAATGTCCATACTCAGAATCCGGCTCGGGGTCTGCCAACCGTTATCGGTATCTTCATTCTCAGCGACCCGGAGACTGCATATCCCTTGGCAGTGATGGATGCCACGGAGATAACCGCCTACCGGACGGCTGCCGCCGCCGCCATCGCCTCGAAGTTTCTGGCACGACGGGATTCCCGTACGCTGGGCATCATCGGTGCCGGTAAACAGGCCCGCTACCAGATACTGGCCCAGGCTGAGGTCTTTGACATCCGGCAGATAAATGTTTTTGACCGTTCGCAGGCCGCCGTAGACACGCTCATCGATGCTCTCCCCGACTTCACTGTCAGAGCGTGTTCGGCGGAGCAGGCAGCGGCTTCGGACATTGTCTGTACACTGACTCCTTCCCGAACACCGGTGGTGATGCGAGCCTGGGTTGCTCCGGGCACGCACATAAACGCCGTTGGTGCCGATGCAAAGGGCAAGCAGGAGCTTGAACCGGCAATCCTGAGGGACGGAATGGTGGTCGT
- a CDS encoding divergent PAP2 family protein, with protein MLNEILTNKVLVVPLCAWVAVQLLKGFIELLKERRFDLSFFITSGGMPSSHSAMVSALATAVVLTAGPDSAAFAVSVILAMVVMYDAAGVRWAVSQQASILNRIVRELRLRRPRGEVERDLRELIGHTPFQVIVGSALGILITWLCLGIGSV; from the coding sequence TTGCTCAACGAGATATTAACCAATAAAGTACTGGTAGTACCGCTCTGTGCGTGGGTAGCGGTGCAGTTGCTCAAGGGGTTTATAGAGCTACTGAAGGAAAGACGTTTCGACCTGAGCTTCTTTATTACCAGCGGTGGCATGCCCAGTTCCCATTCAGCGATGGTCAGTGCTCTGGCCACAGCAGTGGTGCTGACCGCCGGGCCTGATTCCGCCGCGTTTGCCGTCAGTGTCATCCTGGCCATGGTGGTGATGTATGATGCTGCCGGGGTACGCTGGGCGGTGAGCCAGCAGGCGTCTATCCTCAATCGTATCGTCCGGGAACTCCGGCTGAGGCGTCCCCGTGGCGAGGTAGAACGCGACCTGCGGGAACTCATCGGCCATACACCGTTTCAGGTCATCGTCGGTTCGGCTCTCGGTATACTGATTACGTGGCTCTGCCTGGGGATAGGCTCGGTATAG